A stretch of DNA from Bactrocera neohumeralis isolate Rockhampton chromosome 6, APGP_CSIRO_Bneo_wtdbg2-racon-allhic-juicebox.fasta_v2, whole genome shotgun sequence:
TTGCAAACATAGACAATCGAGGAATCCATACTTGCAACATTTGATCTCGTTCCTGCATAACCTGAATAGCAATCAATTCCGTCTACATTACTCATTCTCAAAAACTTTCATCagcttcaattttatttttattataaatttatgtagcTAATATACCAATACAATTATTGAAAgaggaacaacaacaatagaaataTTTACGAATGCCTCGTAAAGAGAGAACAATAAACAATAAACGAACAGTTTTTTCAATACTCTTTACCATTCTTTCTTTATAGCAATTCACAATAAGCGCTGGTCGAAGTTCCGAAAACTTAAACTAATCAGACTAGAAAAACAGTTTCTGTTAATTTAGATTatatctgttgttgttgtaatgcccAAAAACCAAACGAAAGTAATTTCCAGGAATAGTGCCGAGTTgccagtccttggccggataaaaatccgtgcCCGAATACTAGAAACCGACTTTCGTGAGAATGGCTgggaatttaaatatttcgtgGTGGCACCGACTTAATTAGAGTGAACTATTTTGGCAAAAAACCACAGAATTATCGCCATTTATATGAAACTTACAATTACTAAATATATTATGATAACTTACTATCTAAAGACATAAAAATATCActattacaaatttatatgagaattacattaaattaaattattattaattactttaagttgaaattaataaaaattgctgttgaaatattttatatatcatGTGCACACATTTCGTAGGAATACCCCTCCTGTTCATTGCAGCATTGCCAACCCATAGTAATTCgacataacaaaaaaattaaattacttcaAATGTCAAATAAACATTTCAAACATCAACGTTTTCCTTAACATATTTGTCTCTTTCTAGCATTTGCTGatttattttgacaaaatatagcAAGCCAGACATTACTGTGGTTGCTGTCATTGGAAAAGCGAAAATTCAACCACCGAAAAGAACAAGGCAATAAGACACAAAGTAATTTTAAACTATTCGCAATTGgcaaattatgaatttttagtCAAATCATTCGTTTATATATTTGCTAAATCGTTACCTTAATTATCGAATTCATAGCGATGGCCAGTGCATTGGAAAATTATGTTAACAATGTGCGGACAAAAAGCAGCGAAGGTGGGTTACAATGCACTTCTCGAGACGGTGCAAACCATACACCGTTCAAAGGCGTAGCATTAGAAACCGGCAAAATAAGTTTATTACAGATGTTTTTCTAACTAGTTTTGCGCATTGATTGTAATGTCTTCAAACAGGAAATTTTCGCATTATGGTAGAGCAATTAAATGAATCTGTTGATATACTCTCACGTTATTGGGATTTGCTAGATAATGTCCTGGAGACACTAGATTTTCAACAACATTCGCTGGGAGTGCTGTATGTCTTGCTAGTCAAATTCAATGGCGCTGCGGTTTGTTTatgaatatttgcatattttataagcTAATGCGAACGCTTTTCATTTGTAGAATGTGAATGCTGATCTACCACAATTGTTCACtctatataaagattttatcaGTCAATGCAACGGCGAACAAGTGCGATATGCTACGTATACTTGTAAGTGCTGAAAGCTTAACTCTTATATTGaaacattaatatataattacaaatcttttctcataaaaatatatattatagactATGATCTATGTCACATGTTTACGAGCCTTATCGTTGATCATCCACACTGCATTCAGGGAATTAAAGTGGTTGCACAAGCCATCGAAAAGATACGTCTGTGTGACTCACAGCAAACCAGCATTCACTCTGATCTCTGCCAGCTGAGCTTGAAAGCGAAGTGTTTCAAAACCGCACTAAGCTTTCTAGATGTTGATATAACCACCATATCTACGGCATCTGAAATTCGAGGGCAAAGCTCGGCTGTGAGTAATacacaataataattaaattataaatgaattctatatgtatatggtatttatcaaatttaatttctcgATTACCCTTAGGATACCAATAATGATGccaaatattttcttctctaCTATTACTATGGTGGTATGATATATACTGCTGTTAAAAACTTCGATCGGGCCTTGTATTTCTTTGAAGTGTGTATATCCACTCCTGCTGCGGCAATGTCACACATAATGTTAGAAGCTTATAAGAAATTCGTGCTGGTTTCACTAATTCTACACGGAAAGGTAGGCGCTGCCATTAATCAACTATCTTTTGTATCTTACATCTTTTGTACTTAAGGTTCTACCAATACCAAAATCGTCTGCGCCAGTGATTTCGCGGTTTATGAAGCCTCTCGCGCAGTCTTATCATGACTTGGCAACCGCTTACGCGACATCATCCAGCGACGAACTACGAATAATTATGAACAAATCTAGCGAAACCTTTATTCGGGATAAAAATATGGGTTTAGTAAAACAGGTATTAGCTAACAACTGCATACttatgcatatttaaattattaattaaaatttattgcagGTTGTAACTTCgctttataagaaaaatatacggCGGTTAACCAAAACGTTTTTGACGCTCTCCCTTTCGGATGTTGCTAGCAGAGCCCAGCTGGCCGATGCGGCCGAAGCGGaaagatatattttcaatatggtTGGTTTTTATACAATGAACATAGTAACGCAACTGCTTCGAactgtttttgtgtttttttttttttttaagataaaatcTGGCGAAATTTACGCAACTATAAACAAAAAGGATGGCATGGTTGTTTTTAAAGATGATCCTGAAAAGTATAATTCTCCCGAAATGTTCCTTAAAATTCAGAAAGATATGGCACAAACGATGGACTTAATAAggcaaattaacaaaatggaaGAGGACATTTTACTCAACCCAATGGTAAGATTGTGAACTAATATAATTGCCATAAATGAAATTAGTTGTTATAATTTGTTTCCTTGAACTATATTCATCTCACTTTTATTTGCAGTATGTCAAGAAAGCTTTAGGGAACCAGGAGGATGAACTAACGTCTCAGCATCCAAAATCATTTTCTGGGTAATTATGGCAactgttatttaaaattagaataaaatcttaaattctACAATGATATTTTTAGTGATCCAACGGATTGATGATATATCAAAAGCAAATTTACTGCAACTGCAACTGCGCTTTTGTCAAACGAAAAAATGTCCGGAATCTACTTCATCTGCTTCGTGCTCAAATGCATTTCTTCTGtattgaacaaagaatttgcCAGCAGCAAAACTTTGCCTATTAAGACCTATTaaagaattgtttttaaattcacattttaaagtttattattatttataattattttttttatggaaagaAGAAAGGCAAAGGTActtaatatatttcatatacatattctCGCTTAACTGTAAAACAGATCTGGAAACTCTCGTGCGCGGAAAAACTGCCAAATTagcaaagtttaaatatttacgcAAATGAACTTATTCCTGACTACAATTGActtgcttataaaaaattgtcacCTCGTCATGGTTCCAGAAAATCCGTAACTTCCTCCAAAAAGGCATTACAGGCATTACAAAATACCAACGGCAACACCTGTGTGAAATGGCCCCAAATTTAGGAGAGACAGATGTTATTGTTGCAGTTGTAGTGACAACCCAAACCATGTTTTGGGGAAAGTGCAAAAATCAATTGTCATAGAGATTACTGGGGTACAGGAAACGGGCTGTTTCGACGGCCAAGGGCCAGAGAGAGAGGGGTGGGTGGGATTATCGGTGCATGCAAAAAGGAGGAGAATTATTATCATGCAGAGACGCACGCAGATGGGTGGTGTTTCGACTTTAAAGACACCATTCACTAGAAAGGAGTCCTTGAATgtgttgatggctccgctgtgaatggcgtCAGTACTTGTCTGAAGTTTCTCGCGACCGAAATCACGTCAGTATAATTGTGTTAAATTCGTCAACGTATTGTAGTAATGTTCTCTTGATGTCCTTAGGAGGCTTTTGCTTTAATGATAACAACAAGAACTTCTCTGGCCGTTGCGTTGAGTGTTAAGCTATTCTAGAGCCCGCATAAAGGCCtagttttaacaatttattctgaaaatagaaaaaaaggcATCGAGCTTCTTagttttataccctaaacagaaAACTTCAGAAAACCAacaaatatacttatacatatgaccgtttccacgacagtcgggtctaagtaaccggaaatTACTTTAGGAATGTtttttgccgctacaacaacaacaacttatacAAATGATCAGTGTGATGAGCTGAGTCTACTTAGCTCACCTCACTATCTGCTGAT
This window harbors:
- the LOC126762040 gene encoding COP9 signalosome complex subunit 3 produces the protein MASALENYVNNVRTKSSEGNFRIMVEQLNESVDILSRYWDLLDNVLETLDFQQHSLGVLYVLLVKFNGAANVNADLPQLFTLYKDFISQCNGEQVRYATYTYYDLCHMFTSLIVDHPHCIQGIKVVAQAIEKIRLCDSQQTSIHSDLCQLSLKAKCFKTALSFLDVDITTISTASEIRGQSSADTNNDAKYFLLYYYYGGMIYTAVKNFDRALYFFEVCISTPAAAMSHIMLEAYKKFVLVSLILHGKVLPIPKSSAPVISRFMKPLAQSYHDLATAYATSSSDELRIIMNKSSETFIRDKNMGLVKQVVTSLYKKNIRRLTKTFLTLSLSDVASRAQLADAAEAERYIFNMIKSGEIYATINKKDGMVVFKDDPEKYNSPEMFLKIQKDMAQTMDLIRQINKMEEDILLNPMYVKKALGNQEDELTSQHPKSFSGDPTD